AAGCACATGTATGAGACATCAAGACacatccaattttggtcactgtacggTCACTCAGCGATCGATCGTCATTAAAGTCATCGAGGTGAGATAACGCTGAGGGAGGCATTAccttatgaaatattttgtgaaaaGACGTGATATTTCCATCATAATTAATTGCTGTTGACCAGTTGGAATGTATGTCATCAAATATGTCTTGTAACTGCCCACCAGCCAGTTGTGTCTGTGCGCACTGAACAGCCAAACCGATAACATATAAATGAATAACTGAAATATAGGAATTTTGAGACTTGTTAGAAATGCATGTTTGGATAATGAAAGCCAGAAAGGGATTTATCGCTTTAGACTTGCAGATTTGAACGCATGTCTACCATGGATCTAAGGTATAGTGTACATACAGCTTGTTTTGTAGTTACgccaaaaagaagttactcaagcaactggatatgactttggaaacggtcagacgtttcaaacaatatccgttatttttcatcagtgtgctttttggtgtatattgttacctggatgtttaacctacatcgacgtgttTTGTAGTTGATTTCTCCACGTTCAAAAACGCTTGGGACAACAGTGAGAAAAAATAATCCAAGGACTCAAGCAGAAAATCCCTCACTTCTCAACACCGATAAGCTAAAGGCCACGTACCGCCTTTGGGTATACGGTCCATTTGACAAGTGGCACCTACACTCTACCTAAATCCACGCGAAAACAGGTCCCAGTCCCTTAACAACCCGACAAAGCTCAGCTCTGCTTTCCTCCTGGGCCTTCCAAAGGCAAGTCTAACGCGCTCAATCGGCGTTCATTCCGACTGTAGAGGTGATGCGAAGAACTGCCCAAAGCCTCGTCTCTCCGGACACGTCGGGAGTTTTATCTCCGCAATTAAAGAGGACACTCCAAAGTGGAAGCGGAATCAAGTTAGACGGACAAGACATCGATTTTTGTGACTTTGATTAAACGAGGAAGAGTCCGACTAGAAAGGCTTGTAAGGACCGTGTCTCCTGGAGATTGTATGGTCGATCGGGGAGGCAGAATTGAAAGTTGCAACTCAAGGTAGTCCACATTCTTTGCACGTCTCTGGCTAAGGGATCCTAAAAGCCTTTGAAAGGGTGTGAAAAGGTCGTTTTTTTGACAGGAGATACCTCATCCCTAACCTCTTTCAACACAGGAAATAGAGGGTGTTGTGCTATTTTAGGTCGTTAGTCCGTTTGATGTATTGCCCATGCTGTTCCCCAGCTAGAAGTTTTGCATTTCCGATCAGGTAAGGCAACGAGTGAATGAAATACTGATTGTTTAGCAGCAGTTAAAAAAACAGTACGCTACTCATGAAAGTCAGATATCCAATATCTAATTACGatccaatctctacaactgaataaaaatcggagatttacttccgaacATTCATCACTCTTTTCCAACATTACTAGAATATTGGTATTATCAAATATAGTTAGCGAACAAGTTTGTTATGACATTCGTTTTCAGTTCTACTCTTGGACACCGCAGGTTATCCCGTCAAAACGAggaaaaggtcaagttcaaaatgGTAGAGTGGCGTCCGTCCGTAGTTGCATATTAGCGTTCAGCGGAAAATCTGCTTTCAACTTATGACTTAGATATTTTCTTATCATTAATATTGATTATTCTTGTCGGAATTTCATCCGTCTGGCGTATTGCTGTTTGAACGAACTTACGGCAGTTTATGAAAGTTATGTTTGATTTAGTGGTGGGTCGGTCAACTTGTCTGTAGCGGTTAAGAAGCACTAAGATGTTGGTGCTCTGTAAACCTTATTGGCGCCAGAGTATCAGTCAGATCTATCCCTCATGTCACACACTTGTTCTATCTAATCCCGAATTCCATCTGGCATTTCGTTATTTATTATAAGTGAGACCACAAGTGAGGGTACAGTTGGGAGTTGACTTGGCATGTCCCATTCTTCACAACAACTGCAACGAGACTGCTGAGAATAGCGCGCAGGAAACGTGTCTATCTTGAAATACCATTTGAAAGATGTAAAGGGTAGAGTGTTAGTGCACGCATATATGCGAATCGGCAAAGGTGAAGCGCACAGCCGAGTACTTAGCATTACTTCTGTTGGCAAAGTTTGCCACAGGGTAACGTTAACGATGTCGTAGGATTGTGTCCAAAAAGTCCATGAACTTTGGGACACCTGGTGAATGGAACGACCCTGATGACccccatatcgaacaaatagaaccaagtagaaccccctattccatttcgaacacctccgtcaaaaacagccgacAAGTGTTTTGACGTAGGTGTTCGAAAAAGAACGTGATCGAAAAGGGGGTGGGGCTTTAGACCATGGCCAGGATCGGCCCATTggttattaacgttatatgcctATGTTCAAGTATCAGGTATCAACTATAAGAACAGCAGGAACAGCCCACAAATCTACCCGTCGCAACTACAGATGCATTGTACGAGATAAAATCGATTGCTATCATAAACAAGCGTCCTTTATATCCAGTCTGAAGTTTCTACCGTAGCTGGAGTGGAATCCGACATCCCCAGAGATCCACACCATCTGTGTAATGACTTCATTCAGTAATTTTTCTCATAGATCATCTTCATACGTATGAAGCTCGAAGCCAGCtggcgattttttggtcatttgcCAAGTTCAAATTCAATACCATCGATCAGGATACTATGTGCAACTCAGTGCTTATCAGCAATTCTCAGATTTGTTGCTTAGCTTTCTAATTACGTGGTTGCATTGCATTGCAGGCAAACTTCAGCTTTCTCATCCATGACATCAACTGACGTAATAAGATGAACATTCTGTGTCCAAACATATTTTTCATTCGTTACTTTTTCGTCCAATTCACACTGTTGTCAGTCTTGTATTGGTACGGTAACCACCAACGATCAATGTCGTAGCAACTAAAACATTCATCTGCAACTGAAGTGAAGCTTTTTGTCTTACAATACGGTTCGGCACGGCTCACAGTTTTTGACTAGCATGCCTGGTCACCCCTGTTATTCTCGATATtatgtgtgttgggttctttctTGAGTCATGCTTCCGCCTTAACCTCCTCCATCTCACCTGTCCTCGAAGTACATACACGCACAACCCGTCTTCTCTGGTTTGCGGCGGAGTCTTGATGGCGTCGACCAACATCTGGATCTGGTCCAGCTACAGGCGGAAAGCTCTTCATCCAAACCGAGCAGCATGCAGGCGAGTCATGAGCAAATCGCCCGATGACTTGGCCCGCTGAGGTGACTACCTCGTGACAATCTTGAGCATGTCTCCTAGAATCAACATGTCGTTGGAGAGCCCCAGCATCCATGGAGGTTAGGTCATGTGTGTATGAAGATGTGTTCTCCCGGATACCCGGAGTAGACATGTTGACAGCAGGTCGAGACCTTAGAATCTGCCCGGATGTTTCCATCTGTAGAGCAGTTCCCCTTCTGCGCTGATAACAACGCTTGGATGTGCGGCACAGAGAAAAGCTTTTAACGCTTCCCCTTGCGTTGCGTGATAGCGACCCGGGGTCATATCTATGTAGAATGGACTCGCTTAAAGGTGAAGTATCTTTACACTTTCTGTCGTCTAAATTGTCGTGGATTGCTACTTACATCCGGGACTTTGGCGTTCAGAAATGACCGCCTCATGTACCTGGAATATaacagagcgctcaacgaattttgTAGATTAAAAACGAATCCCATTTTCGCTTTGtgtgtcttttcagtcatagtTAAACATTTTTATGATATTCCATTTATAGTATCAAGAGTAACACAAATTCAACACATTCCCACTCTAGTGAAATCGATGTCCCGTGctttaggagagccacacctcgatcACGTTCCTTCCACACCTTTCACAGAAGAGAAGGGACAAGCGatggtgtgcgatggtgcaaatcgttctgtctggagttggtgattcactacaaatcacccggatggaggcccgGCGAATCTCCGTCTCGTAACATCATTCCCCAAGCCCTGGAGAAGaaataggcgccgccagggaaATATCTGCCTGATGATTCAGCATGACAATAGTTGTGCTGCCCCCAATGACTGTCAAAGATACGGGACTGATGAGTTAAATGCATCAATTTAACGTATTATATTGTTTAAATTGTCATCAATACTTACACGCGGGACTTTTGAAACGACTACCCCTTGTTTATACCAACACAGTGTCTGTATATCGTCTCTGGAATGGTGCTTTCCTTTTTATTCTACATTGTAATtagttattacatgtataaataaGTGAAAGCAGCAGAAAACTCACGAAATGAACACTCTCATCGCGACTGAATGGCATTTTATTCGTAGTACGTACAAAGCACGTCTGTACCCCGACTGCTTACCAAATATacacaacactgatgttactacAATGACTGAAACATTAGGCTACAGCACTATACCAACTCTGCAGAGGTTAGATCGGAAGGTTGTGACCTTCTTGAAACGTAGAAACCTTCTTCTGACCAATTTTCTAGCATAGCAGAGGTCGGGGCAAGTCAGAAGAACGTCACAATCGTCCCTCCAACCTCTATTTGAAGATGCACGCTACCAACAGTTACCACTGTATCGACAATTTGGAACAAAATCGGCATAATTACTACGATGATATTTCGTCTGTTGAATAAACGGTATCGCAAACATTCACACTATGCGTGAATTCGTTTACATAAAAGTCAAACGTGTTCTCTAATATTTACAGATGGTGCCTCCCGATTTACAAATATTCATTGACCAGTCAGACATCATGTCCATAGCAGACGTAGCGTGTTCAAGGCTTTATATTTCTCAGCAATTTTGCATCCGCCTCCCGCTGTCTTTGAAGTTACTTAGGCGTTTGGCGTCATTGGTAAACAAGCTTTAGCGCTTTGCTTGGTGCTGCATATGATGGCTGTACACGGATCCACGCGTTGTGTCCATGTGTCTTTAAACTGTGGTGCCTTGCAGGGAATCTCACAGGTCTCTGTTGTCGTACTTCGATGCGACTTCCCACCTTGCATCGAGAGAGATTTTCGAAGCAAGAACCGACGCAAGGCACTATACCATAGGGCTTCTTGTGCTCACGAATTACACGGTACATAGTATCGGATCCCAACAACCACTGCGCGCATGCAATGCCAATATTACATCCTTCCCACTCCGTTACCCGGTGTTCCTGATGACAGTTTGGTGACTTTCGGACTGACTGGGTCAGTAGCACTTGCTCTGTGACGATAGACAGCTTCTTTCTTATGTTCAGTGGAGTTGCATCCAAGGAAGCGCACTCATGTCAACCATATCAGTTTGTAGGAAACGCTACAGCCTGGACTGCACGTCTTCAGGTAAATGCTACCCGTGCATGGTGATATGTTCATACGTCTGTGCTCTTCGAGTCAGAAGGCAGAGACATGCGGTTGTGTCATAATATAGTCAGTCTCTCGGGGTATCTGTTCACGATGGCGGTCTGGTATGACATAGGGTAACCTTCCTCATCGGCCGGGTTGTGTGCAGGATTCCGGGCCTTGTACTCCGCGATGAACGGGTAGCCTCCTTCCAAGTGATTTGTGGAGTTCCGCATCTTGTAGCCTCCCAGAGAGGTGCTGGAGGGGCTGCGTGGCGCGTACGGGCCGTCGTTAACGTTAGAGAGGCTCCTGCACGGGTACCCCACGTGGTCGTACGTGGATCCCCGGGGCGTGGGCGGGGCGGACAGACACGGGGACGGGTACATGGCACGTCTGGACACCGCGCGGCTTCGCGCCTTCTCGTCATCGCTCATGTACAGTCTGATGAAGAGGTAGATGGAGAGGACTCCGGACAGTTCCGTCAGCCCGAATGACATGGCGGCCATGAAGAAGGACCAGCTGTACTGGTAGTGGAAGGAGGAGTCGGCGAAGTTCTTCTTGTCCCGGTGCATCACCTCGTCATTGATGGCGGAGATGTACACTATCAGGCCCACCACGGTGAACAGACCTGCAGGAAGGGAAATATAACATCTACTAGAAAGGTAGCATTTGCAGGCAAATACCCAACGTTTTTGTATTGTTTACCTTCATATATAAACAAGtaactgctctgtttattcttagacacattcatatatgtatatggtTACCGGCCCCTCcaactctgtcctgccacttgctacatactGTAATTGAACACCACAACTATGCTTCGAGAGTTGCAAATTCCAATATCGACCGTATTCAAATGTAGCCACCATCTACGCAAGCAATCTTAAATTCCTTTAGTAGGTTCTAAATTCCTCACCGTAATTGACATGTGTAAGACGCAAACTCAGTTTTTCTTAGATAAACCCAAAGACAACGTTGGGCTTTGTTCTTTATTCCCCTCTGTTCAAAGTAGATTAGAAATTTAGATCTCTTTAAAGTCTAGGCCATAATTGATAGCCTCGCACACGTAAGAGAAACAGAGGTATTAGTTTCTACAAGCAGCCGAAGGTCGACATCCATCTCTTTCATAATTGATAGGCCGGTCGAAGCAAGTCTTCGTTCGGGGAATAATTTCAGCCTCCGATACAGACCCATGCGTCAGCGGAGCTGTAAATATTTCTTAATGAGACCTTTTCATAAACCATGAAAACTGCCATTTTATTCACCACAGATCCCGGAACTACAGATTATTTGTATACCATTCCACCAGACGGAGGTCGCGTTGCGACGTCGTAGTGGCATAAATTGCTTCATACTAGTAATTAGAATATCATGGcttatgcaaaatgtaaaaatgtgacTGAAAGATAACGAGACGCACAAAGCGTACAAATATTATTCTTCTATCTGTCAAATCAGCTGAACGCTCTATCAAATCTGAAGTCGCAGCGAGTTCGCCGTCCTGGTGAACTAGGTGTAGAGCTGGCTTCTTTACGATATTTCTCATTCTGATATTATACAGGAAGTCTGACGTCTGATTGTTGGTTCTTTTGTATTCAGGGAAACTTCTAGAAATGCTGTACTGTCTAGCTCTTCTGTGCAGGCCTGATGCAACCCAGtatatttcttatgtgtatcgAGTTTTGAAGCTATCAAAAATCTCATTAACTATACGTTTTTAAGTATGGGTCGTTACAAATGTCAGAGTCACAGGAGGGAGATTATGAATTCAATTAGTTGCGTTATCATCGCCTAAGACAAAGCGGCAGGCTTGGCTCCGTTCTTGAACTTGAACGCCCGCTCAGTGGACTCTGCGCGCCTCAGTAATTCAAGCTCACAACAATAAATCAATTGAGCTTACTCTGTACGCAAGTTACTAAAAATCTTTTCTCATCATCCACCGCTTTTTGCCATTTCCCTGGCAGAAAATCAATAGCACATAAAGCTATTGCATTACGGAGGAGGATTAACCATGACAGAGGTCCAATAAGTTTTAAACAACCATTCATCACGACGCGTTCCGCGATGCACAACTTCGGGGAAACGGGAAACGGAGCGACGAATCGTGGATGACAAATTAAAGGCT
This genomic stretch from Branchiostoma floridae strain S238N-H82 chromosome 13, Bfl_VNyyK, whole genome shotgun sequence harbors:
- the LOC118429658 gene encoding voltage-dependent calcium channel gamma-5 subunit-like, whose protein sequence is MFLKARKMVTCGKRPLMILTCLCSSLSLGFLVVAVGTDYWLYTAEYVMLPNKTLDVSVEVHSGLWRVCPIMANGSGMCVKISTFGAPLGKNYGPSKYTTPSIMRVISSAMPFPVVSLVMTFLGCVVSTIGHVNPRRKLNAFASGILFILSGLFTVVGLIVYISAINDEVMHRDKKNFADSSFHYQYSWSFFMAAMSFGLTELSGVLSIYLFIRLYMSDDEKARSRAVSRRAMYPSPCLSAPPTPRGSTYDHVGYPCRSLSNVNDGPYAPRSPSSTSLGGYKMRNSTNHLEGGYPFIAEYKARNPAHNPADEEGYPMSYQTAIVNRYPERLTIL